Proteins found in one Sphaeramia orbicularis chromosome 8, fSphaOr1.1, whole genome shotgun sequence genomic segment:
- the cog1 gene encoding conserved oligomeric Golgi complex subunit 1 isoform X4, protein MAEDPALSLRVSEIKDPTILFEHYNTEEIRRIERKVRGEIEQKKEELRQMVGERYRDLIDAADTIGEMRQCSESVVRSIQDMNQYCHSLKQVRSTVSSSTPQSQKQWQEKFYTMASQIKLLLEIPERIWSAMEASQYLQATQLYLLCCHLHSLLQLETTTTGGHYSPVLARFPILVRQVATTGHFRSTILLESRSLLQGRAVSDQAIAEALVSTMLLEGSSPRQALADFLLARKASIHQLLNQPQHGTGIKAQVCSLVELLVTTLFQAYAVFYLPPEGSSRPGEGALSCGMLFSILENVTSTSAAAKGRRVLQGEASTGSWFRYLPPSVTEFQPALRTLAQPIQREQLRDTLQQWIDTCKEDICHGVGNVLVYVKSLKGLAAIRDAVWDLLSTDSISQHWNTVCQCLLERPLAVWNDFLQQLFIKRLQVITKEETEAIASSSVQLLTSAVRDLEGQTMHASSGTSSSPNSGQGAKYEVDVASFLWSESPGDLLNDAGWVTVTQRGQQQQQRSGLAMKTQALTPCVQNFCSSMDTKLKARLEDLQHYLTSQDTGSDSITTVSSSKPAEGSSVSSFNRSMDSPAVEALREGCVACVRHILSSISSELAAASPQPCPTRLSSVLFMARLCQSMGELCPNLRNCILGKQNMTEVPVKGTPRQGKKLGKARPTAEVSPAQAKWAELKEELLNCSMEAYRIWNSALSKALLDKFGTALHAESASAILTTATNWEDLEIQEEAESGSSVTSKIRLPIQPSWFAQSLLFQLCVEVNRVGGHALPRPTLQELLQTCLSQVLNHYQSLTQQGRYKDGVFPMTQNRALQLLFDLRYLNATLGSRLEEGKSSRSHQDPRIQEICDWLESFIDPFDLDVFTPPLNANLNRLSQRTSVLLGLLTGSEKQFSLRTSTVNSQEPYNILPLASSQIRFGLLPLSTSNPRKSKSSTRPSDPAHQLTPAVSTADTEDSLRPGSLFRQLANQEEDTASPSLFKLSWLSGMAK, encoded by the exons ATGGCCGAGGACCCCGCTCTGTCTCTCCGGGTCTCGGAGATCAAGGATCCGACGATTCTCTTCGAGCACTATAACACCGAGGAGATCCGGCGGATCGAGCGCAAGGTCCGCGGGGAGATCGAGCAGAAGAAGGAGGAGCTGCGGCAGATGGTGGGGGAGCGGTACCGGGACCTGATAGACGCCGCGGACACCATCGGGGAGATGAGGCAGTGCTCTGAAAGCGTCGTCCGGTCCATCCAGGACATGAACCAGTACTGCCACAGCCTGAAGCAGGTCCGAAGCACCGTGAGCAGCTCCACCCCACAG AGCCAGAAGCAGTGGCAGGAGAAGTTCTACACCATGGCCTCTCAAATCAAGCTCCTCTTAGAGATCCCAGAGCGCATCTGGAGTGCCATGGAGGCATCGCAGTATCTCCAGGCCACCCAGCTCTACCTGCTCTGTTGTCACCTGCACAGCCTGCTGCAGCTGGAGACCACCACCACTGGAGGCCACTACAGCCCCGTCCTGGCCCGCTTCCCCATTCTGGTCCGACAGGTGGCTACTACAGGTCATTTCAG GTCCACCATTCTTCTGGAGAGCAGGTCTCTGCTGCAGGGCCGAGCTGTGTCGGACCAGGCCATCGCTGAGGCTCTGGTGTCCACTATGCTCCTGGAGGGCAGCTCGCCACGCCAGGCcctggctgacttcctgttggccCGGAAGGCTTCTATCCATCAACTGCTGAACCAGCCACAACATG gtACTGGGATCAAGGCTCAGGTATGCAGCCTGGTGGAGCTGCTGGTGACCACTCTGTTCCAGGCTTACGCTGTCTTCTACCTTCCTCCTGAGGGAAGCTCCCGACCAGGAGAGGGAGCCCTGAGTTGTGGCATGCTCTTCTCCATCCTGGAGAATGTTACCTCCACCTCAGCAGCAG CTAAAGGCAGAAGGGTGTTGCAGGGGGAGGCGAGCACTGGCAGCTGGTTCAGGTACCTGCCTCCCTCTGTTACGGAGTTCCAGCCGGCCCTCCGCACTCTAGCTCAGCCAATCCAGAGAGAGCAGCTCCGGGACACCCTGCAGCAGTGGATTGATAC CTGTAAGGAGGACATCTGCCATGGTGTTGGCAACGTTCTGGTCTATGTAAAGAGCCTGAAGGGACTGGCAGCTATCAGAGATGCTGTGTGGGACCTCCTGTCCACAGATTCAATCAGTCAGCACTGGAACACTGTGTGTCAGTGCCTACTGGAGCGCCCCCTGGCTGTGTGGAATGATTTCCTGCAGCAGCTCTTCATTAAGCGTCTGCAg GTCATTACCAAAGAAGAAACTGAAGCCATCGCGTCAAGCTCCGTCCAACTCCTTACCTCGGCTGTGAGGGATTTGGAGGGTCAAACCATGCATGCCTCTTCAGGCACCAGCTCTAGCCCAAACTCTGGTCAAGGGGCCAAGTATGAGGTAGATGTGGCCTCCTTCCTGTGGTCGGAGTCTCCAGGAGACCTGCTGAACGATGCGGGGTGGGTCACCGTGACCCAGCgggggcagcagcagcagcagaggagtgGTCTAGCCATGAAAACCCAGGCTCTGACACCATGTGTTCAAAACTTTTGCTCCTCTATGGACACCAAACTGAAGGCCAGGCTGGAGGACCTCCAACATTACCTTACCTCACAGGACACAG GATCTGACTCCATCACCACAGTCTCCTCCTCTAAGCCTGCTGAGGGTTCATCAGTCTCTTCCTTTAACCGCTCCATGGATTCACCGGCAGTGGAGGCTTTACGTGAAGGCTGCGTAGCATGTGTTCGTCACATCCTATCCTCCATCAGCTCAGAACTAGCTGCAGCCTCACCACAACCCTGTCCCACCCGCCTCAGTTCAGTCCTTTTCATGGCCAGGTTATGCCAATCCATGGGTGAACTCTGCCCAAACCTGAGgaattgcattttgggaaaacaaaacatgactgaGGTCCCAGTCAAGGGGACACCAAGACAAGGCAAGAAACTGGGCAAAGCCAGGCCCACGGCGGAGGTCAGCCCTGCCCAGGCCAAGTGGGCAGAGCTGAAGGAGGAACTTCTCAACTGCAGCATGGAGGCCTACCGGATATGGAACTCCGCCCTCTCCAAA GCGCTGCTGGACAAGTTTGGCACAGCTCTCCATGCTGAATCCGCTAGTGCGATCCTCACAACAGCAACAAACTGGGAGGACCTGGAGATCCAGGAAGAGGCCGAGTCAGGGAGCAGCGTCACGTCAAAAATCCGTCTTCCTATCCAG CCATCTTGGTTCGCTCAGTCGCTGCTGTtccagctgtgtgtggaggtgaatCGAGTGGGGGGGCACGCCCTGCCACGGCCCACCCTGCAAGAGCTCCTGCAGACTTGTCTGTCTCAGGTCTTGAATCACTATCAGAGTCTTACACAGCAGGGACGATACAAG GATGGAGTGTTCCCCATGACTCAGAACAGAGCCTTGCAGTTATTGTTTGACCTTCGTTATCTCAACGCAACACTAGGAAGCAGACTGGAGGAGGGCAAGAGCTCTCGGTCCCACCAAGACCCCAG AATCCAAGAAATCTGTGATTGGTTGGAGAGTTTCATTGACCCCTTTGACCTGGATGTGTTCACACCACCGCTAAATGCTAACCTGAACCGGTTGTCCCAGAGGACTTCG GTGTTGCTTGGGCTGCTCACAGGCTCTGAGAAGCAGTTTTCCTTACGGACCAGCACTGTGAATTCCCAGGAACCATACAACATCCTCCCGCTAGCCAGCAGTCAGATCAG GTTTGGGCTGCTGCCCCTCAGCACATCAAATCCACGTAAATCCAAGTCATCCACCAGGCCTTCGGACCCTGCTCATCAGCTG ACTCCGGCTGTCTCCACAGCAGACACTGAGGACAGCCTTCGGCCGGGCAGCCTGTTCAGACAGCTTGCAAATCAGGAAGAAGACACAGCCAGTCCATCATTATTCAAACTCAGCTGGCTGTCTGGCATGGCCAAATAA
- the cog1 gene encoding conserved oligomeric Golgi complex subunit 1 isoform X5, with product MAEDPALSLRVSEIKDPTILFEHYNTEEIRRIERKVRGEIEQKKEELRQMVGERYRDLIDAADTIGEMRQCSESVVRSIQDMNQYCHSLKQVRSTVSSSTPQSQKQWQEKFYTMASQIKLLLEIPERIWSAMEASQYLQATQLYLLCCHLHSLLQLETTTTGGHYSPVLARFPILVRQVATTGHFRSTILLESRSLLQGRAVSDQAIAEALVSTMLLEGSSPRQALADFLLARKASIHQLLNQPQHGTVLGTGIKAQVCSLVELLVTTLFQAYAVFYLPPEGSSRPGEGALSCGMLFSILENVTSTSAAAKGRRVLQGEASTGSWFRYLPPSVTEFQPALRTLAQPIQREQLRDTLQQWIDTCKEDICHGVGNVLVYVKSLKGLAAIRDAVWDLLSTDSISQHWNTVCQCLLERPLAVWNDFLQQLFIKRLQVITKEETEAIASSSVQLLTSAVRDLEGQTMHASSGTSSSPNSGQGAKYEVDVASFLWSESPGDLLNDAGWVTVTQRGQQQQQRSGLAMKTQALTPCVQNFCSSMDTKLKARLEDLQHYLTSQDTGSDSITTVSSSKPAEGSSVSSFNRSMDSPAVEALREGCVACVRHILSSISSELAAASPQPCPTRLSSVLFMARLCQSMGELCPNLRNCILGKQNMTEVPVKGTPRQGKKLGKARPTAEVSPAQAKWAELKEELLNCSMEAYRIWNSALSKALLDKFGTALHAESASAILTTATNWEDLEIQEEAESGSSVTSKIRLPIQPSWFAQSLLFQLCVEVNRVGGHALPRPTLQELLQTCLSQVLNHYQSLTQQGRYKDGVFPMTQNRALQLLFDLRYLNATLGSRLEEGKSSRSHQDPRIQEICDWLESFIDPFDLDVFTPPLNANLNRLSQRTSVLLGLLTGSEKQFSLRTSTVNSQEPYNILPLASSQIRFGLLPLSTSNPRKSKSSTRPSDPAHQLHL from the exons ATGGCCGAGGACCCCGCTCTGTCTCTCCGGGTCTCGGAGATCAAGGATCCGACGATTCTCTTCGAGCACTATAACACCGAGGAGATCCGGCGGATCGAGCGCAAGGTCCGCGGGGAGATCGAGCAGAAGAAGGAGGAGCTGCGGCAGATGGTGGGGGAGCGGTACCGGGACCTGATAGACGCCGCGGACACCATCGGGGAGATGAGGCAGTGCTCTGAAAGCGTCGTCCGGTCCATCCAGGACATGAACCAGTACTGCCACAGCCTGAAGCAGGTCCGAAGCACCGTGAGCAGCTCCACCCCACAG AGCCAGAAGCAGTGGCAGGAGAAGTTCTACACCATGGCCTCTCAAATCAAGCTCCTCTTAGAGATCCCAGAGCGCATCTGGAGTGCCATGGAGGCATCGCAGTATCTCCAGGCCACCCAGCTCTACCTGCTCTGTTGTCACCTGCACAGCCTGCTGCAGCTGGAGACCACCACCACTGGAGGCCACTACAGCCCCGTCCTGGCCCGCTTCCCCATTCTGGTCCGACAGGTGGCTACTACAGGTCATTTCAG GTCCACCATTCTTCTGGAGAGCAGGTCTCTGCTGCAGGGCCGAGCTGTGTCGGACCAGGCCATCGCTGAGGCTCTGGTGTCCACTATGCTCCTGGAGGGCAGCTCGCCACGCCAGGCcctggctgacttcctgttggccCGGAAGGCTTCTATCCATCAACTGCTGAACCAGCCACAACATGGTACTGTTCTTG gtACTGGGATCAAGGCTCAGGTATGCAGCCTGGTGGAGCTGCTGGTGACCACTCTGTTCCAGGCTTACGCTGTCTTCTACCTTCCTCCTGAGGGAAGCTCCCGACCAGGAGAGGGAGCCCTGAGTTGTGGCATGCTCTTCTCCATCCTGGAGAATGTTACCTCCACCTCAGCAGCAG CTAAAGGCAGAAGGGTGTTGCAGGGGGAGGCGAGCACTGGCAGCTGGTTCAGGTACCTGCCTCCCTCTGTTACGGAGTTCCAGCCGGCCCTCCGCACTCTAGCTCAGCCAATCCAGAGAGAGCAGCTCCGGGACACCCTGCAGCAGTGGATTGATAC CTGTAAGGAGGACATCTGCCATGGTGTTGGCAACGTTCTGGTCTATGTAAAGAGCCTGAAGGGACTGGCAGCTATCAGAGATGCTGTGTGGGACCTCCTGTCCACAGATTCAATCAGTCAGCACTGGAACACTGTGTGTCAGTGCCTACTGGAGCGCCCCCTGGCTGTGTGGAATGATTTCCTGCAGCAGCTCTTCATTAAGCGTCTGCAg GTCATTACCAAAGAAGAAACTGAAGCCATCGCGTCAAGCTCCGTCCAACTCCTTACCTCGGCTGTGAGGGATTTGGAGGGTCAAACCATGCATGCCTCTTCAGGCACCAGCTCTAGCCCAAACTCTGGTCAAGGGGCCAAGTATGAGGTAGATGTGGCCTCCTTCCTGTGGTCGGAGTCTCCAGGAGACCTGCTGAACGATGCGGGGTGGGTCACCGTGACCCAGCgggggcagcagcagcagcagaggagtgGTCTAGCCATGAAAACCCAGGCTCTGACACCATGTGTTCAAAACTTTTGCTCCTCTATGGACACCAAACTGAAGGCCAGGCTGGAGGACCTCCAACATTACCTTACCTCACAGGACACAG GATCTGACTCCATCACCACAGTCTCCTCCTCTAAGCCTGCTGAGGGTTCATCAGTCTCTTCCTTTAACCGCTCCATGGATTCACCGGCAGTGGAGGCTTTACGTGAAGGCTGCGTAGCATGTGTTCGTCACATCCTATCCTCCATCAGCTCAGAACTAGCTGCAGCCTCACCACAACCCTGTCCCACCCGCCTCAGTTCAGTCCTTTTCATGGCCAGGTTATGCCAATCCATGGGTGAACTCTGCCCAAACCTGAGgaattgcattttgggaaaacaaaacatgactgaGGTCCCAGTCAAGGGGACACCAAGACAAGGCAAGAAACTGGGCAAAGCCAGGCCCACGGCGGAGGTCAGCCCTGCCCAGGCCAAGTGGGCAGAGCTGAAGGAGGAACTTCTCAACTGCAGCATGGAGGCCTACCGGATATGGAACTCCGCCCTCTCCAAA GCGCTGCTGGACAAGTTTGGCACAGCTCTCCATGCTGAATCCGCTAGTGCGATCCTCACAACAGCAACAAACTGGGAGGACCTGGAGATCCAGGAAGAGGCCGAGTCAGGGAGCAGCGTCACGTCAAAAATCCGTCTTCCTATCCAG CCATCTTGGTTCGCTCAGTCGCTGCTGTtccagctgtgtgtggaggtgaatCGAGTGGGGGGGCACGCCCTGCCACGGCCCACCCTGCAAGAGCTCCTGCAGACTTGTCTGTCTCAGGTCTTGAATCACTATCAGAGTCTTACACAGCAGGGACGATACAAG GATGGAGTGTTCCCCATGACTCAGAACAGAGCCTTGCAGTTATTGTTTGACCTTCGTTATCTCAACGCAACACTAGGAAGCAGACTGGAGGAGGGCAAGAGCTCTCGGTCCCACCAAGACCCCAG AATCCAAGAAATCTGTGATTGGTTGGAGAGTTTCATTGACCCCTTTGACCTGGATGTGTTCACACCACCGCTAAATGCTAACCTGAACCGGTTGTCCCAGAGGACTTCG GTGTTGCTTGGGCTGCTCACAGGCTCTGAGAAGCAGTTTTCCTTACGGACCAGCACTGTGAATTCCCAGGAACCATACAACATCCTCCCGCTAGCCAGCAGTCAGATCAG GTTTGGGCTGCTGCCCCTCAGCACATCAAATCCACGTAAATCCAAGTCATCCACCAGGCCTTCGGACCCTGCTCATCAGCTG CATTTGTGA